The Juglans regia cultivar Chandler chromosome 1, Walnut 2.0, whole genome shotgun sequence nucleotide sequence atggacATCGGTGGgaatcttatttttttcctcatgtTTTTGAGGACAGTTTCTTTTAGTTGACCTACGGTGTCATGGTGATTCTACATCAATTAAGAAGAGGGGTCCACATACTGTTGCCTCCACTGCTCTTGATGTCTTAAAGCTAGTGAGTACTTATTTCACTATTGGATATCATTTCTTTGAAAGACAATATCTTCAATTTTGTGCATTAGCTAGATCAGAAATCTGATACGCCctcaaattctcaatattgGCATTGCTACTCATGGTGTGGCACTAGTGACTACTATCAAGTTGCTTGGGCATATTAGAATTTTCGACACCTTAATTTTCTATTGTTTGCAGCAATACTAAATGTAATTGTTCAAAGGTTCCATGAGCAACATATGTGTGGAGACAtgcatgtttttctttgtttttgatTGTCATCTCATATTTTGAAATGATCTATGAGGACAAGAATCTGGTTCCATCCTCTTTATCTTAGGGgttatcttcttcttttagTAAAATGGCTGGTGGTTTGATGGGGCATGGTGATTAAATGTACTATCTTAATGATAATATACATAAGCTCCTTATATTCTCATGATAGTTATGAGCACTCATCACTAATAGatgtttgtattgattttttttcttcatctttttggcTAGGTTGGACAGCTAAAAATAACCCCCCGAGTTCTAGTTGGGCACAGCTTTGGAGGAAAAGGTACCTTCATTAGTATTAACACATAATATAGCTTAGCCTGAGAAGAATAATACATGATCATTTAATCAAATATGTTCTTCCTCTTTATAATTGTGCTTTAATTTTCTATGCAGTGGCATTGAGCATGGTGGAACAAGCTGCAAAACCTCTTGCACGACCAGTTAGAGTAAGCTCTCTGTTTACTAGATGTGATAAGGGAGTTGaaccattatttattttgaaaacaaaaatttgtgGAATTTTATGGAACTTAGAAAGTCATTAAGTCAAGAAAATTTTGgcttatattttaattcacaTTTTATTGAAACATTGATTCGAAGGTGCAAAGGTTATTTTAAacttgaaattattatttttttgataatgtgtACTGTCGGAGTTGAACGAAACTATGGCTCCCTCGTCGGAGTTGAACAAAAATGGTGTACTGTTGAGGTCTGAAAGAGATGTAGAATCCGATACCACCCCAGAGGTGAAGGAACTTGTTGTCaccccagaatctccaatgggcctgaaaccattggagagaaccgATGGAGTTGCTGGAGAACCAATGAGCTTGGTGTTGGTGCCTTGTATAGAGGAATGTCCAGTGGCGGGAGTACAGTTGGAtactgtgtctggggataatGTTGCTCCCTTGGTCCCTCTTCCCCCAATGGCAGattggattctgcctaaagttaGCGAGATTCAGCAATTTGTgtgaatttcacatggaggatatgaagaccaatttaaataACTGATCGctgcgattgaggcaagccacgtgcttgaaaccaaatcaagtttcaagaaaagcagggagttacagcATCTTCATTGCACAATCAACTACaacgctaagggtggtagctcaaaTAGAGGGAAGGccaaagggagggcattgtgaagttTTAGTTCTAAAGGAGGAAATAAGAGGTTGGGGTTGGTTTTTCGGGTAGCATTTTAGTTCTATGGGAAACAAGAGGTTAGGGTTGGGCttagtgtattttgggttgtttttcacggGTTTTTTGGGTCATTGGGGTCAATGGGCaaagtgttttcttgtatacattagtgtacttggttattcctttttgatatataatatttttacttataaaaaaaaaaaatgataagtaaGCGATTgcattaataagaataggcttAGCCTAAGtgcacaagatggtatacacaAGGTAACACCTatctaggaagaagaaaaggaacaaGAAAGTCTTGAAGAccaaggccattaaaatctacaactATGGCCCACAAAaataatgttcgaacaaaataattttaaacttgaaattattttgtacatTTGATCCATGACTCTTGGCTTTACTTTTAGGAAACTGACTGTTCGTGCTAATCACTCATggctttatttttgacattttaattcatgtctattattttttccttctatttctgGTTTACATTATCTTCCTTTTCCACTTCAATAGGTTTGGGTTCTAGATGCTACTCCTGGAAAGGTTAGACCTGGTGGAGATGGAGAGGACCATCCAGCAGAACTGATATCTTTCTTGAGTACCTTGCCGAAGGAGGTGCGAATTTAACCAATTATTGATTTCTCTTTTGGATGTCATGCATCCTTCTGATACATCTATTGTATTGTTGCTTTCGCTGTCTTTGCTTGAATTTCACGATCAAGACTTGCATACAGTTGGGTATGGGTTACATTGTGTTTCTTGATATTATATCTGCACCTTGCCTGCTTGTTGATTGAGTTGGGGGTTTCAGATCCATGCTTGCTGGTTTTTGTGTGCACCTGGATGTAGTGAGAAGTGTCTAGGGTTTCCACACTTCAATCAGGTGTGGGCAAAGAAGCTGGTCTCCTCATCCATTTGAATAGGTTTTGCACAGCAACTTGGAATGTGGCAACAAGGAATTGATGGAGATGGTACATATAATGGCTAGGAGTATAAATATAAGACTGAGTGATTCAACAGAGAACTGGCTAGTGTATGGTTAAGATAAATCAATTTCTATCAAATTGATGaagtgaaaacaaaaattaggaGTCATATAGTAGCATTTGTAGTAGTGAATAAGGATCTCTCAAGATGAGATGTCATAGATAATATGTTTTCGGATAGAATAGCTGAAAATGATACTTGCGGCCGACCATGTGTTATTAATAAGAATCTATAGCTGCTCTCAATTTAATCGGGATTAAAACTTAATTGAGTTGAGTCATCTTGGCTTCAATTAAAAGATGTAGTGCAGTTACATTGGCTCGTGCTTATAGGAATGAGCAGGGTGGCAGTAAGAGGCTTAGCTAGCCTTTTCATCTCTTTAAATATCTAACCTGGTCATCGAAAATCTCGGTATTCTTTCATCAAGAAACTGTTGTCACTTCACCGCACAGTGGCTCCAACCCACCTATAATATTCTTCTTTTCCTTATGTGTAAGGGTGATTCTAATTTTGTTGTTGTATTTCTTAAATGAAGGTCTCCTCAAAGCGGAATATTTTGAACGCTCTCATTCAAGAAGGGTTTTCCAAAGATGTGGCACAGGTATACATGAAACATCATTTCTGATGTTATGAATTCACATCTGAAGTATGTCAACTTAAAGGTTGGGCATTAGAAGCCTGTGATTCATCGATTAAACATCCTTTATTTCAAATCAATTACTTGGACAGCTTTGTTGTATGCTAAGTTGACCTTTGGTGCTAGCCGATATTATTTGCTTCTTCATTTCCAATCTACTGTAGAGATGCTGGATATTGAGTGACAATGGTCAATCCCATAATGAATATTGAgacttttcttcttcatttttttagttGTAACTTTAACTGATTTTGTTGTGCAAGCATCCAAATTGCAGACAAACTTATCTAGAAAGAAGGCATCATTCACATCAAAATGGTCTTAATGTATTTCATACTCATAAACCCTTACGATATTTCTTTCAGTTGTTTCCTATTCTACTAATAATcaagaaaaagttgtaattcCAATGTTTGAGCCTTTGAGGTGTATTCGATGTGTCCAGGAGTAACACCTATGTTACAGAtacatttttacttatttttctttcttaattttttataaatttaaaggGTTTAGACTCATATTCGAATGCATCAAAGTATCATATAGGGTACAGCTCATGTTGATGGAGatgttttgtatttatttattcattttcaggTCAATCACGTTTTTCCAAAATGCAAGTcttcattttcagatgatatttaaattgttaCAACATGCCAATATTTGTAGgagtatttaaaagaaaactaattacATTTGCATCTATTATTTAGTTCCTGAtgtgtctctttttttttttttttggttgcttTTGGGTGTACTTTTAATGCCTGAATAAATAATATCTTGCTTCTTTTTTCATATGCAGTGGGTGGTAACCAACCTTCGACCAACAAACTCTCTTGGTCCATCGTCATCAACTTTCTCGTGGGTGTTTGACCTCAAGGGAATAGCTGAAATGTATCAGTCCTATGAAGAAACAAATTTATGGTATCAATTCCTTGTTACTttcctacttataaaaaaaaaattccttgttACTTTCCTAATATCATGGACCATATGAACTTTGAATTTGCCCCTTAGATACAAACATTAACTGTTGCTGCTTCCCATATGTTTAATCTCTGTCCATACCATCAGCTTCAAGGTACTTTTCCACAAATATAACAATTGGTTCCAATTTGATGAGTCAATATACACACCACTTTGGACCtctgaattattttatttctaagatctttaaatttaaagcgGTAAAGGCAGAAGACAACGTTATTTCACcctttggaaaatatttaaattttgagcCTGCAATGagcctttcttttttaatctttgattGATTGTAGGAAAATTGTTGAAGAGGTGCCTCGAGGTGTGcacattaattttttgaaagctGAAAGAAGCTTACACAGGTGGGCTCTTGAAGATCTCCAGAGAATTCATGCTGCTGAGGAACTTGCTGCTGATGAGGGAGGTGGAGTTGAAATGCATGTCCTTGAAGATGCTGGCCATTGGGTATGTTTGCTTTTGTGCACATAGTTCTATTCCCTCTTCTATCCCTTTAAACTCATGAACAATATTAGTCTTACTCCCCCATTGAGAATTTAAGGGATACTTCCATCTCAAAGTTTAAGATGGCCATTGAAAAAGCTGCACCCAACACGTGTTCTATAGCTCATATATCTTGTGTAAACTTTCATGAAGAAGTTACTTGCATGTCATGAATCCTCAGGTTGGTCTCGTTTCTATTCCTGTCTGTTTGTAGTGGTCACAGAGCTCTTTTTGGTGTGCATCAATCTAACATCCATTGatgtaaaagaa carries:
- the LOC109012341 gene encoding protein ABHD11, whose product is MSAVSNFSPCCYGGRSVSFVGSNSMLRSTAGIHWRATAWASRRFENDTFRISRLALHHSRGAIKDPSIRMTLVDERLARRGNVAKHSEILAYDLVQGALVRWSSVVDSSLPDPPTAVFLHGILGSRKNWGTFARRLAQEFPTWQFLLVDLRCHGDSTSIKKRGPHTVASTALDVLKLVGQLKITPRVLVGHSFGGKVALSMVEQAAKPLARPVRVWVLDATPGKVRPGGDGEDHPAELISFLSTLPKEVSSKRNILNALIQEGFSKDVAQWVVTNLRPTNSLGPSSSTFSWVFDLKGIAEMYQSYEETNLWKIVEEVPRGVHINFLKAERSLHRWALEDLQRIHAAEELAADEGGGVEMHVLEDAGHWVHTDNPDGLFRILSSSFEVVKS